In the genome of Diaphorobacter sp. HDW4A, the window GCGACAAGTGCAGGGCGCGCGCGACGCGCAGGGAAATCTGACGGAGGTCTACCGGACGGCTGAGCGCGAGATTCGCGAACTGTCCACACGCATTCCGCAATCTACTGTGCAGATCGCTGAGATGTACACGGCGGCCGCGCGCATGGAGGTGCCGAAAGACAAGCTCGCCATGTTCGTGGAGATGGCCAGCGAGATTGCGACGGCATTCGACGCGACCCAGACGAGATCGCGGAGAGCATGGGCAAGATTGCCAACAACTTGAAGATGCCAATCACGGAGATTCGCGGTTGGCAGATACCATCAACTACCTTGATGACAACGCGATCAGCAAGGGTAGCGACATCATTGGTTTCTTGAACCGTGTTGGCGGTGTTGCGGGCACGGTCGGCATCACGGGCGAGAACATGGCAGCGCTGGAAGCACGTTGTTGACCTCCGGCGAAACGGAAGAAACGGCGGGTACGGGCGTGAAGGCGATCTTCACAAACTTCGCGGCGGCGACCAAGGGCACCAAGAAGTTTCAAGGGGCAGTCCGTGAAATTGGCATGACACCTGAGCAGATGCAGGAAGGGATGTCCAAGGACGCCGTGGGCACGATGCTGCAAGTGGCGGAGGCGATCAAGAAAATCCCGAAGAAAGAGCAGTTGGGCGTGATGGCCGAGCTGGCGGGAAAGGAGCATGTGGGCCGCCTGGCCAAGCTGGTGACCAACACCGAGGAACTGCGCCGCCAAATCGGTCTTGCCAACAGCGCCGAGGCCAAAGGCAGCATGGCGCGCGAAGCATCTGCACGCAATTCTGCGCTCAGTGCCCAACTGCAGATGCAGAAAAACCGTATGTTCAATGCGCTGGCCATTGCGGGCGAACCGTTGAAGGTGGCGATTCTCGATGTGCTCAAGGCCGTGAATCCGTGGCTCGAAAAGCTCACCCAGTGGATGCAAAAAAATCCCGCTGTGGTCAGTGGCATTCTCAGGGTGGTGATCGGTGCCGGGGCGCTGGCCACGGTGCTGGGCACCGTGGGTGTGGCGGTGGCGACCATGTTCGGCCCCATGTTCATCGCGCGATTCATGCTGTCGCGTTTCCTGCTCAACATGGTGGGCGTGCGCGCTGCTGCGGCAGGTGCCACGCCTGCCATGGGCCTGCTGGGCCGCATGTGGGGATTGCTGGGGCGCGCGGCGGGTGCGGCTGGTCCGTGGTTGCTGCGTGCATCGCAGTGGCTGGGCGCGTGGATTGGCACGCTGGCCACCTATTTGCCGATGGTGGCGCGCATGGGCATGGTGATGCTGCGTTTCTTGGGGCCGGTGGGCCTGCTCATCACGGCGGCCGTCATGCTGTACCAACGTTGGGAAGACGTGAAGGGTGGCTTCAAGCTGCTGATTCAGGATATGGGCGCTGCTGCTGCCTCTGGCCTGCAGTTCGTGGCCGGGCTGGCCATGCGTGCATTTGATGCGGGCGCGTCCATCGTGCAAGGTATTGCCAACGGCATCACAAGCCGCATCCAGTCAGTGCGCGATTCGATCAGCATGGCGGCGGGTGACGCTGTCGATTGGTTCAAGCAAAAGCTAGGCATTCACAGCCGAGCCGCGTTTTCATGGAGCTGGGCGGCTACGTGAGCGAGGGCGCGGCGCAGGGCATCAGCGGCGGCGCTGGAATGGTGCGCAATGCAGCTGTGGCCATGGCTGCGGGCTCGATGGTGGCCATGTCGCCAGTGATGGCGGGCAGGGCATGGGTGGGGCCGGAGTCGGCCCTGCAGGGGTGCTGACGGCGGCGAACGTCCATCGTCATCACGATCAATGCGGCGCCGGTATGGACCCGCAAGCGGTGGCCAAGGCGGTGGCCGCCGAGCTGGACAAACGCGAGCGCGACAAACAGGGCCGCCGCATGTCGTCGCTCTCAGACATAGATTGATGGAGGGCTGCACACATGATGGCCGCATTGGGCAATTCACTTTTGCATTGAACACGCTGGCATATACGGAGATGCGCCGCTCCAGCGCCTTCCGCCACGCCAGCAATAGCCGTGTGGGCGCTCGGCCGGGTCTGCAGTACGTTGGGCCGGGCGACGAAACAATCAGCCTTTCCGGCCTGCTCGCGCCGGAGTTCATGGGCGACCGCCTCGCCATCGATCGATTGCGCGATATGGCCACCAAGGGAAGCGCCTACGCGCTGGTCAACGGGGCGGGCGAGGTCTTCGGCGCGTGGTGATCGAGGGTATGGAAGAAACCGGGTCCATCTTTGTGCGCGAGGGTGTGGCTCGACGCACCGAATTCACACTCAACCTCAAGCGCGCCGACGACGCGCAGGCCGACCCGGCGGGTGGATCTGATGGTGCGAGGTTTGGGATGACTGGTGGACGGGTGAAGATCTGGATTGGTGGCTCGAATGATCGATGACGGCGCAGTATCGAACCGCAAACCCGTTTACCACCTGGTGGTCAACGGCAAGGACATTTCGCAGATCGTGCGGCCGCTGCTCATGCGGCTGAGCCTTCGCGAATGCCGGGGCGGTGAGGCCGACCAGCTGGACATCACGCTCGATGACTCGCGCGAAATCTGGCGCTTCCACCAGAGGGTGCAACCGTGTCGCTGCAGCTTGGGTATGAACATGCTGGGATGGTTGACAAAGGCACTTTCACCGTGGATGAGGTGGAACATTCCGGTGCTCCCGACACGTTGAACAATCCGCTGCCGTAGTGCCGATTTGCGTGGCACGCTGCGCCAGCGTGCGAGTGCCAGCTGGCACGGTGTGACGCGTCGGGCAGGTGTGCGCGACATCGCGGCCAAGAACGGTATGGCCGCCAACATTGATGAGGCGCTGGCAGGGATCAAGCTGCAGCACGTAGACCAGACCAATGAAAGCGATTGCATTTCTTGACCCGTATCGGCCGCCAGTACGACGCTACCGCACAGTGAAAAAGGCCGCCTCGTGGTGCTCCCTATCGGTAGCAAAAAAAATGCCAGTGGCAAGGAAATGGCCAGCATCACGCTCGACCGATTGGATGGGTGATCAGCATCGATACCACGTCGCTGCGCGCGATTCGTACACTGGCGTCAAAGCCTATTGGCACGATCCACGAAAGGCCAAGCGATCTGGCGCAGTGGCGGGCGCAGAGGGCAACGTGAAGCGGCTACGTGACACCTACGCCACCGAGGCCGATGCACTCGCCGCCGCCCAGCAGAGCAAGCGCGCCTTGCCGAGGCGCGGCAACCTTCGAGTTAACGCTGGCTGTGGGCCAGCCCCGCGCGTCATGGTGCAGACGCCCGTGCGTGTGCGCGGTTCAAGCCTGAGATTGACGGCACGGGCTGGCTCGGTCAAGACCGGGAGCATTCACTGGATGACAATGGTTTGACCACGCGCCTGGAGATGGAACGCAGGGCGGAGGCGTGGTGGACGCGGGCGGCGGTGAATGGGACTTGGAGCTCGACCAGCCCAGTGATGACGAAGAGGTCGGCGCTGAACTGGGATGGGACGATGGTTCGCAAGAATAAATTAAAGTACATACAAAATACTTTGCGATAAACAATAAAAGTACGTACAATTAATAGCATGGACACGGAATTCAATCCACTCAAAGACGCCGCCAACATGCAAAAGCATGGCGTGTCGCTCACGTTGGCAAATGAAATTGAGTGGTCTGACGTGCTTTGTTTTGTTGATGACCGGGCAGACTATGCGAGGTGCGTGAAGTGGGCTTCACGGTCATTGAAATGCGTCTGTTTGTGGTGGTGTTTGTTCAGCGCGGGAACACCATGAGAATCATCAGCCTGCGCAAGGCCAACAAGCGGAGATAAAGCTTTATGACCAAGCCATTGAAAACCAGTAAGACGGGCCTGATTCTTCCCACCGAGGAAGAAGAGCGGGCAATCAATAGCGGCATTGCCGAAGACCCCGACACGGTGGAAATCACCGAGTTGATGGCACGCATGCAGCCGATGCGCCGCCGTGGACGGCCCGAGGTGGAGCATCCAAAGGTGTCCACCACTATCCGCGTGGATCAGGATGTGCTCGATGCCATCAAGCACAGCGGCAAGGGCTGGCAAACGCGGGTGAACGATCTGTTGCGCGATGCCGTGCGACGCGGCAAGTTTGAGCCGGTGTGATCTGTGTTCGATTGTGAAAAAAAAGGCCACCTGCTCGGGTGGCCTTTTGCATTCACGGGTGTTGCTCAGAAAAATGCATGATGGCCTGCTTCCCCACGGCACCTTGGGAGTGTGATCGAGATGGCCTTCAACCACGGACTGCTCCCATTCGCACTTGCTGACTAATGTCTTGAGATTGGGTGGCTCTCGCA includes:
- a CDS encoding BrnA antitoxin family protein → MTKPLKTSKTGLILPTEEEERAINSGIAEDPDTVEITELMARMQPMRRRGRPEVEHPKVSTTIRVDQDVLDAIKHSGKGWQTRVNDLLRDAVRRGKFEPV
- a CDS encoding phage tail protein; the protein is MEGCTHDGRIGQFTFALNTLAYTEMRRSSAFRHASNSRVGARPGLQYVGPGDETISLSGLLAPEFMGDRLAIDRLRDMATKGSAYALVNGAGEVFGAW